Proteins from a single region of Rhipicephalus sanguineus isolate Rsan-2018 chromosome 5, BIME_Rsan_1.4, whole genome shotgun sequence:
- the LOC119394624 gene encoding uncharacterized protein LOC119394624 produces the protein MFLRKNRSVSPLLRRLHSRRPWKKRSFELTSFVQLVALSVMSTAPRPGYCYGDDHFGRGVDPRGTTVLATDGGRAVIPCLAKLRVESRNDSAVLVRWFRGGDNSTEPFYSLDARSRRGGLSKGHHTRGEAWKGRSFFSVLQEPPSLKVNRVDYADRGTYVCDLLYASGRRYSATVALAVFVPPTEFVIKDANGNVVRDSVGPYTEGDNLFLVCEIIGGKPRFLTTWQNNLGGAANVSSVVEEDDVHRTFLRIEPLRRHHWGLNATCTASILDGLFSKSLSVHVLIHLPPASTVITASHTELYFEEPAEFVCTSRGSRPAAEIRWFLGSSPVEPLLYRTTTDGNVTTSFVLVTPTKDRNGERLKCVAFNKSLRGSELSSETLLEIKYKPQVTLEFGAGLKESSIYEGHDIFFVCNASAYPSITDVVWKLNGVPLEQQHELHRLQPQQSTNTSSSPSTARGPLIVNQRYLVLRNVQSSDSGNYSCTVTNPEGVTTSKTLQIRIQHSPRCQNPQQQHHAKVVYTAPFEEVTLSCDVEADPSTNLTFRWSMKESHRASIATASVAPGDAMLREAAFARDFDGMARAFASRSVLTFVPLPEELHSTFQCWAKNPVGIQKKPCLFRLVPKETPSHVRECQLLNKTLTSLLIECQRRSDDHHTFVMELHDASSNLLVRRVTSPTPRFQLSELHPTTYYTILVYTTNGVETSRTLNISISSTEAAMAKTYEKEGTLSNLNLGAIVGPVAGSIAILAAAVCIACFCKKHHRRKEKPVVEETPATSQAEKSEMFSIPLGTQTKVDCKGDDIGSAVEVVAHYNHDISEKLPLQCYGSVL, from the exons GAGTCGATCCACGAGGCACCACAGTGCTGGCGACGGACGGCGGGCGCGCAGTGATCCCGTGCCTAGCCAAGCTTCGTGTCGAGAGCCGCAACGATTCTGCCGTACTTGTACGCTGGTTCCGAGGAGGCGACAACAGCACCGAGCCTTTCTACAGCCTGGACGCCCGGTCGCGCAGAGGTGGCCTGTCCAAGGGACACCACACCAGGGGCGAGGCATGGAAAGGCCGTTCCTTCTTCTCGGTGCTTCAGGAGCCCCCCAGTCTCAAGGTGAACAGAGTGGACTACGCCGATCGGGGAACGTACGTCTGCGACCTGCTCTACGCCAGCGGCAGAAGATACAGCGCAACCGTTGCTCTTGCCGTGTTCG TGCCACCGACGGAATTTGTAATCAAGGACGCTAACGGCAATGTTGTGCGAGATTCAGTGGGACCGTACACGGAGGGTGACAACCTTTTCCTGGTATGCGAAATAATTGGAG GGAAGCCCCGGTTCCTTACTACGTGGCAGAATAATCTGGGCGGAGCGGCGAACGTgagcagcgtggtagaagaggacGACGTACATCGGACGTTTCTTCGCATTGAGCCGCTGCGACGTCACCACTGGGGCCTGAACGCCACATGCACGGCTTCCATTCTGGACGGTCTTTTCTCCAAGTCCCTGTCGGTTCACGTGCTCATCCACT TGCCTCCTGCGAGCACTGTGATAACGGCCAGCCACACGGAACTGTACTTCGAAGAGCCGGCCGAGTTTGTGTGCACAAGTCGTGGCTCACGTCCCGCGGCAGAAATACGTTGGTTCTTGGGTTCGAGTCCTGTCGAACCACTTCTGTACCGTACCACAACGGACGGCAATGTCACCACCAGCTTCGTGCTGGTCACGCCCACGAAGGATCGCAACGGGGAGCGGCTCAAGTGCGTCGCCTTCAACAAGAGTCTACGGGGCTCAGAGCTGTCGTCCGAGACCTTGCTCGAGATCAAAT ACAAGCCACAGGTCACTCTAGAGTTTGGCGCGGGCCTCAAGGAGTCGTCGATCTACGAAGGCCACGACATATTCTTCGTGTGCAACGCGTCCGCCTATCCCAGCATCACGGACGTCGTGTGGAAGCTTAATGGCGTCCCTCTGGAACAGCAGCACGAGCTGCACAGGTTGCAGCCGCAGCAGTCAACCAacacttcctcctcaccctcgacGGCTCGTGGACCACTCATCGTCAACCAGCGCTACCTAGTGCTGAGAAATGTGCAGTCGTCCGACTCCGGAAACTACTCCTGCACAGTCACAAACCCCGAGGGAGTGACCACGTCCAAGACCCTTCAGATACGCATACAGC ACTCTCCTCGCTGTCAGAACCCTCAACAGCAGCACCACGCCAAGGTGGTCTACACGGCTCCGTTCGAGGAAGTGACTCTGTCGTGTGATGTGGAGGCTGACCCCAGCACCAACCTGACCTTCCGCTGGTCCATGAAGGAGAGCCACAGAGCTTCCATCGCCACAGCGTCTGTGGCGCCTGGAGACGCAATGTTGCGGGAGGCGGCGTTCGCGCGCGACTTCGATGGCATGGCTCGAGCGTTCGCATCACGCAGCGTGCTGACTTTTGTTCCTCTGCCCGAAGAGCTGCACTCGACCTTCCAGTGCTGGGCAAAGAACCCCGTAGGCATCCAGAAGAAGCCTTGCCTGTTTCGCCTAGTTCCAAAAG AAACACCAAGTCACGTCCGCGAGTGCCAGCTTTTAAACAAGACGCTGACATCATTGCTGATTGAGTGCCAGCGGCGCAGCGATGACCATCACACGTTTGTGATGGAGCTGCACGATGCCAGCAGCAACCTGCTCGTCCGACGTGTCACTTCACCCACGCCACGCTTCCAGCTAAGTGAGCTACACCCGACGACATACTACACCATCCTGGTGTACACTACCAATGGTGTCGAAACCAGCCGTACTCTGAACATCTCCATCTCATCTACGGAAGCTGCCATGGCCAAGACTT ATGAGAAAGAAGGCACGCTATCAAACCTGAACCTAGGAGCCATTGTAGGGCCCGTTGCTGGTAGCATTGCCATCCTGGCAGCTGCCGTCTGCATTGCATGCTTCTGCAAGAAGCACCACAGACGAAAG gaAAAGCCTGTGGTTGAAGAGACGCCCGCCACCAGCCAAGCAGAGAAGTCCGAGATGTTCTCCATACCACTGGGCACACAGACTAAGGTCGACTGCAAAGGGGACGACATCGGCTCCGCAGTCGAGGTTGTGGCACACTACAACCACGACATCTCAGAGAAGCTTCCCCTGCAATGCTACGGAAGCGTGCTATGA